The window CAGTCATATAGCATTCATATAGCATTCATATAGCAGTCATATAGCATTCATATAGCATTCATATAGCATTCATATAGCATTCATATAGCATTCATATAGCAGTCATACTGCAGTCATAATGCAGTCATATAGCAGTCATATAGCATTCATATAGCAGTCATATAGCATTCATATAGCAGTCATATAGCAGTCATATAGCATTCATATAGCAGTCATAGAGCATTCATATAGCAGTAATACTGCAGTCATATAGCATTCATATAGCAGTCATAATGCAGTCATATAGCAGTCATATAGCAGTCATATAGCAGTCATATAGCAGTCATATAGCAGTCATATAGCAGTCATATAGCAGTCATACTGCAGTCATATAGCAGTCATATAGCAGTCATATAGCAGTCATATAGCAGTCATATAGCAGTCATATAGCAGTCATATAGCATTCATATAGCAGTCATATAGCAGTCATATAGCATTCATATAGCAGTCGTATAGCATTCATATAGCAGTCATATAGCATTCATATAGCAGTCATATAGCAGTCATATAGCATTCATATAGCAGTCGTATAGCATTCATATAGCAGTCATATAGCATTCATATAGCAGTCATATAGCAGTCATATAGCAAGGGGCAAACACATAATTAAAGGTACTAAAATCTGCATTTAAAATGACATTCCCATCTTTCTAAAGAAATGTCAACAGTTGTAAAAGCCCATTCAGTGATTTAAACACATATTGTATTTCAACATTTTCAATGAGCAGGGACTCTCCAGATACAATATGATCACAATAAGTTTATTGATGATCACAGAGGAGTTTGATGATGCATGTGAAAAGTGAAGACAAAACTATAAGAGGATATTATATTTGTATCATACTATGCAGCAGTTACACACAGTGAGGATGTCATGTTGAAACCCGAGAGCTGATGATACAATCGGATATATTTACTGTACCCATGATGTTTCCCTCAAGAAAACCCCCCCAAAGGATTTACTGATGCTATTCTTGATATGTTTGATTTGATTCACCATGACATTCCACTGGGCACAGTtatcagttcaacatctagtttatatttacatttttgatTGAGTTGTCAACGAACATTAATTCAACGTGATATCAACATAAAATTtaaccatgtcattggatttagttGAAAAGGTAGGTGAAAAAAGTATACAATTCCAGGAATTCCTTTACATTGTGGCATGTTTATAAAGAGAACTTCAAGCTGTGCTGGTATATTGATGCCTCCTTCACCATCTGATCTGACTCCATGTCATTTACAGACAGGTAGAGGTAAGAACAACAGAAACATTATTAGATAAAATAATAACCTATATGGGCCTAGAAGAAGAATCTGTACATCATTTAAATAGTTACAATCTAATATGTATCATTTACAAAAATACACActtatacacatatacacatatatacagtaccagtctaacgtttggacacacctcctcattcaagggtttttcattatttttactattttctacattgtagaataatagtgaagacatcaacactttgatttttggttccaaactctgtgtctttgtgagacgcatagtaggtgaacggatgatctccgcatgtgtagttcccaccgtgaagcatggaggaggaggtgtgatgcataggggtgctttgctggtgccaatgtcagtgatttatttagaattcaaggcacacttaactagcatggctaccacagcattctgcagtgatacgccatcccatctggtttgcgcttagtgcgactatcatttgtttttcaacaggacacaaatacccaacacacctccaggatgtttaagggctatttgaccgaggatgagagtgatggagtgctgcatcagaggaaatggcctccacaatcacccgaccttaacccaattgagatggtttgggatgtgttggaccgcagagtgaatgaaaagcagccaacaagtgctcagcatatgtgggaactccttcaagactgttgtaaaataattacacgtgaagctggttgagagaatgccaagagtgtgcaaagctgtcatcaaggcaaagggtggctactttgaagcttctaaaatataaaatatattttgatttgtttaacacttctttggttagtacatgattccatatgtgttattttatagttttaatgtcttcactattattctacaatgtagaaaaaaatattaaaaaataagaaaaacccttgaatgagtaggtgtgtccaaacttttgactggtactgtatatttatacaaaagtatgtggacaccccttcaaattagtggattcggctatttcagccacaccctttgctgacaggtgtataaaatcgagcacacagccatgcaatctccatagacaaacactggcagtagaatgaccttactgaagaactcagtgactttcaacatggcaccgtcataggatgccacctttccaacaagacagttcgtcaaatttctgccctgctagagctgcccaactgtaaatgctgtttttgtgaagtggaaacatcttggagcaacaacggctcagcggcaaagtggtaggccacacaagctcacagaacgggcccGCCAAATGCTGAAGTAAAAATCAcctgttctcggttgcaacactcactaccgagttccaaactgcctctggaagcaacgtcagcacaacaactgttcatcgggagcttcatgaaatgggtttccatggccgagcagcctaagATCACTGCGCGCATTTCCAAGCGTcagctggaatggtgtaaagctcgcctccattggactctgaagcagttgaaacgcattctctggagtgaagaatcacgcttcaccatctggtagtccaaAGGACGAAtcggggtttggcggatgccagtagaacgctacttgcccgaatgcatagtgccaactgtaaagtttagtggaggaggaattaTGGTCTGGTTATTTTTTCCATGgattagggctaggccccttagttccattgaaggaaaatgttaacgctacagcatacaatgatattctagactattctgtacttccaactttgtggcaacagtttgggtaaggccccttcctgtttcagtatgataatgtTCCCGTggacaaagtgaggtccatacagaaatggtttgtcgagatcgttgtggaagaacttgactggcctacacagagccctgacctcaaaccaatCGTACAcgttttggatgaattggaatgcagactgcgagccaggcctaatcgcccaacatcaatgcccggACATCaatgccgacctcactaatgctcttgtggctgaatggaagcaagtccccacagaaacattgcaacatctagtggaaagccttcccagaagagtggaggctgttacagcagcaatgttccaacatctagtggaaagccttcccagaagagtggaggctgttatagcagctatgttccaacatctagtagaaagccttcccagaagagtggaggctgttatagcagcaatgttccaacatctagtggaaagccttcccagaagagtggaggctgttatagcagcaatgttccaacatctagtggaaagccttcccagaagagtggaggctgttatagcagcaatgttccaacatctagtggaaagccttcccagaagagtggagactgttatagcagctaaGGGGGGaacaacttcatattaatgcccatgattttagaatgagatgagacgagtaggtgtccacaaacttttagtcatgtagtgtgtatatatatatatatatatatatatatatatatatatcccatggtaatatttatatatataaataatggctggaatgggatgagtggaatggtatcaaatacatcaaacacatgtttgatgccgttccatcTGCTTTgatccagccattattatgagccgtcctcccctcagaagCCTCCACTGATATTTAATATACAAAAATGCATTTACACTCATAAGAGTATATTGTGGTTTCAATCAAAATGTTCCCCAACCAGCAGTAAGTtccacagtacctagtcccatagtacctagtcccacagtacctagtcccatagtatctagtcccacagtacctagtcccacagtatctagtcccacagtacctagtcccacagtatctagtcccacagtacctagtcccacagtacctagtcccacagtacctagtcccacagtacctagtcccacagtacctagtcccacagtatctagtcccacagtacctagtcccacagtacctagtcccacagtatctagtcccacagtacctagtcccacagtacctagtcccacagtacctagtcccacagtatctagtcccacagtacctagtcccacagtacctagtcccacagtacctagtcccacagtacctagtcccacagtatctagtcccacagtacctagtcccacagtacctagtcccacagtacctagtcccacagtatctagtcccacagtatctagtcccacagtacctagtcccacagtacctagtcccacagtatctagtcccacagtatctagtcccacagtacctagtccaacagtacctagtcccacagtacctagtcccacagtgcctagtcccacagtacctagtcccatagtacctagtcccacagtgcctagtcccacagtacctagtcccatagtacctagtcccacagtacctagtcccacagtatctagtcccacagtatctagtcccacagtatctagtcccacagtacctagtcccacagtatctagtcccaTAGTACCTAGTCCCATagtatctagtcccacagtatctagtcccacagtacctagtcccacagtatctagtcccacagtatctagtcccacagtacctagtcccacagtacctagtcccatGGTAATGAGTCCAACAGTATCTAGTCCCATGGTAACgtcccacagtacctagtcccatGGTAATGAGTCCAATGGTACCTAGTTCCATGGTAATGAGTCCAACTGTACCTAGtcccacagtatctagtcccacagtacctagtcccacagtatctagtcccacagtatctagtcccacagtacctagtcccacagtaTCTAGTCCTATGGTAATGAGTCCAATGGTACCTAGTTCCATGGTAATGAGTCCAATGGTACCTAGtcccacagtatctagtcccacagtatctagtcccacagtacctagtcccacagtatctagtcccacagtacctagtcccacagtacctagtcccacagtacctagtcccacagtatctagtcccacagtatctagtcccacagtacctagtcccacagtatctagtcccacagtacctagtcccacagtatctagtcccacagtacctagtcccacagtatctagtcccacagtatctagtcccacagtacctagtcccacagtatctagtcccaTGGTAATGAGTCCAATGGTACCTAGTTCCATGGTAATGAGTCCAATGGTACCTAGtcccacagtatctagtcccacagtatctagtcccacagtacctagtcccatTGTAATGAGtcccacagtatctagtcccacagtatctagtcccacagtatctagtcccacagtatctagtcccacagtacctagtcccacagtacctagtcccatagtatctagtcccacagtatctagtcccatagtatctagtcccacagtacctagtcccacagtacctagtcccatGGTAATGAGtcccacagtatctagtcccacagtacctagtcccacagtacctagtcccatGGTAACGtcccacagtatctagtcccaTGGTAACgtcccacagtacctagtcccatGGTAATGAGTCCAATGGTACCTAGTCCCATGGTAATGAGTCCAACAGTACCTAGTCCCATGGTAATGAGTCCAACAGTACCTAGTCCCATGGTAATGAGTCCAACAGTACCTAGTCCCATGATAATGAGtcccacagtatctagtcccacagtacctagtcccacagtacctagtcccatGGTAACgtcccacagtacctagtcccatGGTAATGAGtcccacagtatctagtcccaTGGTAACgtcccacagtacctagtcccacagtacctagtcccacagtacctagtcccacagtacTTAGTCCCACAGTGCCTAGTCCCACAGTGTCTACtcccacagtatctagtcccacagtacctagtcccacagtacctagtcccatGGTAATGAGTCCAATGGTACCTAGTTCCATGGTAATGAGTCCAACTGTACCTAGtcccacagtatctagtcccacagtatctagtcccacagtatctagtcccacagtacctagtcccacagtacctagtcccatGGTAATGAGTCCAACGgtacctagtcccacagtacctagtcccacagtacctagtcccacagtacctagtcccacagtgcctagtcccacagtatctagtcccacagtacctagtcccacagtacTTAGTCCCACAGTGCCTAGTCCCACAGTGTCTACtcccacagtatctagtcccacagtacctagtcccatagtatctagtcccacagtatctagtcccacagtatctagtcccacagtacctagtcccatGGTAACgtcccacagtacctagtcccatGGTAATGAatcccacagtacctagtccaATGGTAACgtcccacagtacctagtcccatGGTAATGAatcccacagtacctagtcccatGGTAACgtcccacagtacctagtcccacagtacctagtcccatGGTAATGAGCCCCACAGTACCTAGTCAAATGGTATCGagtcccacagtacctagtcccatGGTAACgtcccacagtacctagtccaACAGTACCTAGTCCCATGGTAATGAGCCCCACAGTACCTAGTCAAATGGTATCGAGTCCAACAGTACCTAGTCCCATGGTAATGAGTCCAACAGTACCTAGTCCCATGGTAATGAGTCCAACAGTACCTAGTCCTATGGTAATGAGTCCAacagtacctagtcccacagtacctagtcccatGGTAATGAGCCCCACAGTACCTAGTCAAATGGTATCGAGTCCAACAGTACCTAGTCCCATGGTAATGAGTCCAACAGTACCTAGTCCCATGGTAATGAGTCCAACAGTACCTAGTCCCATGGTAATGAGTCCAACAGTACCTAGTCCTATGGTAATGAGTCCAacagtatctagtcccacagtacctagtcccatGGTAATGAGTCGAGCAGTACCTAGTCCCATGGTAACGAGTCCAACAGTACCTAGTCCCATGGTAACGAGTGCAACAGTACCTAGTCCCATGGTAATGAGTCCAACAGTACCTAGTCCCGTGgtatctagtcccacagtatctagtcccacagtacctagtcccatGGTAATGAGTCCAACAGTACCTGGtcccacagtatctagtcccacagtaAATAGTCCCATGgtacctagtcccacagtacctGGTCCCACAGCATCTAGTCCCATGgtacctagtcccacagtacctagtcccatggtatctagtcccacagtacctaCTCCCACAGTAAATAGTCCCATGgtatctagtcccacagtacctaCTCCCACAGTAAATAGTCCCATGGTACCTAGTCCCAGAGTATCTAGTCCCATGGTACCTAGtcccacagtatctagtcccatggtacctagtcccacagtacctagtcccatggtatctagtcccacagtacctaCTCCCACAGTAAATAGTCCCATGGTATCTAGTCCCATGGTACCTAGTCCCATGGTACCTAGTCCCAGAGTATCTAGTCCCATGgtatctagtcccacagtatctagtcccTCGGTAAATAGTCCCATGGTACCTAGTCCCACAAtatctagtcccacagtatctagtcccacactatctagtcccacagtacctagtcccacagtacctagtcccacagtatctagtcccacagtacctagtcccaaagtatctagtcccacagtatctagtcccaTATTATCTAGTCCCATGGCatctagtcccacagtacctagtcccacaTTATCTAGTCCCACAGCAACTAGTCCAATGGAATTtagtcccacagtacctagtcccacagtatctagtcacacagtatctagtcccacagtgcctagtcccacagtatctagtcctacagtacctagtcccacagtatctagtcccaTGTTATCTAttcccacagtacctagtcccacagtacctagtcccacagtacctagtcccacagtacctagtcccacagtacctagtcccacagtatctagtcccacagtacctagtcccacagtacctagtcccacagtatctagtcccacagtacctagtcccacagtatctagtcccacagtacctagtcccacagtacctagtcccacagtatctagtcccacagtacctagtcccacagtacctagtcccacagtacctagtccaacagtacctagtcccacagtacctagtcccatGGTAATGAGCCCCACAGTACCTAGTCAAATGGTATCGAGTCCAACAGTACCTAGTCCCATGGTAATGAGTCCAACAGTACCTAGTCCCATGGTAATGAGTCCAACAGTACCTAGTCCCATGGTAATGAGTCCAACAGTACCTAGTCCTATGGTAATGAGTCCAacagtatctagtcccacagtacctagtcccatGGTAATGAGTCGAACAGTACCTAGTCCCATGGTAACGAGTCCAACAGTACCTAGTCCCATGGTAACGAGTGCAACAGTACCTAGTCCCATGGTAATGAGTCCAACAGTACCTAGTCCCGTGgtatctagtcccacagtatctagtcccacagtacctagtcccatGGTAATGAGTCCAACAGTACCTGGtcccacagtatctagtcccacagtaAATAGTCCCATGgtacctagtcccacagtacctGGTCCCACAGCATCTAGTCCCATGgtacctagtcccacagtacctagtcccatggtatctagtcccacagtacctaCTCCCACAGTAAATAGTCCCATGgtatctagtcccacagtacctaCTCCCACAGTAAATAGTCCCATGGTACCTAGTCCCAGAGTATCTAGTCCCATGGTACCTAGtcccacagtatctagtcccatggtacctagtcccacagtacctagtcccatggtatctagtcccacagtacctaCTCCCACAGTAAATAGTCCCATGGTATCTAGTCCCATGGTACCTAGTCCCATGGTACCTAGTCCCAGAGTATCTAGTCCCATGgtatctagtcccacagtatctagtcccTCGGTAAATAGTCCCATGGTACCTAGTCCCACAAtatctagtcccacagtatctagtcccacactatctagtcccacagtacctagtcccacagtacctagtcccacagtatctagtcccacagtacctagtcccaaagtatctagtcccacagtatctagtcccaTATTATCTAGTCCCATGGCatctagtcccacagtacctagtcccacaTTATCTAGTCCCACAGCAACTAGTCCAATGGAATTtagtcccacagtacctagtcccacagtatctagtcacacagtatctagtcccacagtgcctagtcccacagtatctagtcctacagtacctagtcccacagtatctagtcccaTGTTATCTAttcccacagtacctagtcccacagtacctagtcccacagtacctagtcccacagta is drawn from Salvelinus namaycush isolate Seneca unplaced genomic scaffold, SaNama_1.0 Scaffold86, whole genome shotgun sequence and contains these coding sequences:
- the LOC120043082 gene encoding pEARLI1-like lipid transfer protein 3; the protein is MVPSPTVPSPMVSSPTVPTPTVNSPMVSSPTVPTPTSPTVSSPMLSIPTVPSPTAI